In a genomic window of Labeo rohita strain BAU-BD-2019 chromosome 20, IGBB_LRoh.1.0, whole genome shotgun sequence:
- the sox7 gene encoding transcription factor SOX-7, whose product MAALISAYSSWPESFECSAGNADVPDGHTSHRAPADKVSEPRIRRPMNAFMVWAKDERKRLAVQNPDLHNAELSKMLGKSWKALTPPQKRPYVEEAERLRVQHMQDYPNYKYRPRRKKQLKRICKRVDPGFLLTTLGPDQNSLPDPRGCCHPLDKDDESGVSGSGGFGSPSAALPGVRVFRDPASSNSSFDTYPYGLPTPPEMSPLDAVDHEHQSYYSSSSSVSTSSCSSSNSCPDDRRPTPVHMSSPPPYHPDYSQQVPLHCGSSHLGHIPMSHQGSGATLITAPPLSYYNPSFPQVQIHHGHQGHQGHLGQLSPPPEQGHLEGLDQLSQAELLGEVDRDEFDQYLNSTSYHPEQGGMTVTGHIQVTPASVCSSSATETSLISVLADATAAYYNNYSIS is encoded by the exons ATGGCTGCCCTGATAAGCGCGTATTCGTCCTGGCCGGAGAGCTTTGAGTGCTCCGCGGGAAATGCGGACGTACCTGACGGACACACCTCCCACAGAGCTCCCGCGGACAAGGTGTCGGAGCCTCGCATCAGGAGACCCATGAACGCCTTCATGGTGTGGGCCAAAGATGAGCGCAAGAGACTCGCAGTACAGAATCCCGATCTCCACAACGCGGAGCTAAGCAAGATGCTGG GAAAGTCCTGGAAAGCTTTAACTCCGCCGCAAAAGAGACCATACGTGGAGGAAGCGGAGCGGCTGAGGGTGCAGCACATGCAGGACTACCCCAATTATAAATACCGTCCCCGTAGGAAGAAGCAGTTGAAGCGCATCTGTAAACGCGTGGACCCCGGCTTCCTCCTGACCACCCTCGGCCCCGACCAGAACTCCCTCCCGGATCCCCGAGGCTGCTGTCACCCTCTCGACAAAGACGACGAGAGCGGCGTGAGTGGCAGCGGTGGCTTCGGTTCTCCCAGCGCAGCTCTACCCGGCGTCAGGGTCTTCAGAGATCCCGCCAGTTCCAACAGCAGCTTCGATACGTACCCGTACGGCTTGCCCACGCCACCTGAGATGTCGCCTCTGGATGCCGTGGATCACGAACACCAGTCCTACTACTCGTCCTCCAGCTCAGTGTCCACCAGCTCCTGCTCGTCTTCCAACTCTTGCCCAGACGACAGGCGTCCCACCCCGGTGCACATGAGCAGTCCACCGCCCTACCATCCCGATTACTCCCAGCAGGTACCTTTGCACTGTGGGAGCTCACATTTGGGCCACATCCCAATGTCCCACCAGGGAAGTGGGGCGACCCTTATCACGGCTCCTCCGTTGTCCTATTACAACCCTTCGTTCCCGCAGGTTCAGATCCATCATGGGCATCAGGGGCACCAGGGGCACCTGGGCCAGCTTTCGCCCCCTCCAGAGCAGGGGCACCTGGAGGGTCTGGACCAGTTGAGCCAGGCTGAATTGCTAGGTGAGGTAGACCGCGATGAGTTCGACCAGTACCTAAATTCCACTAGTTATCACCCTGAACAAGGTGGGATGACAGTGACGGGACACATCCAGGTAACGCCGGCTTCCGTTTGCTCCAGCAGCGCTACGGAAACCAGTCTCATCTCCGTATTGGCCGACGCCACGGCAGCCTATTACAACAACTACAGCATTTCATAA